AAATGCTGTTATCGTTACCGCTCCTTATCGTGGCTGGGGCGGTGTGTACCGGTTTTATGTACAATAATAAACCCGCTTACATTACGAAAGCTGAATCTCGCGTCGACTCCTATCTCTCCAACAGCTACGGTCCGGGAAAATGCGGCATTTCGCCAGCACAACAGGGCCATTGGGATATGGAGTGTCAACGTCGTGGTGGCAAGCTGGTATTGAAGTACGCGGTCTATCCAGCCGATAAAGCCCCTTACGCGGTCGCGACGGACTACTATCTGGTCGCAGTGAACGACGAAGCGAAAAAGAGCGCAACTCAGGGTTTAATGCGCTATCTGAAGATCGATGCCGGCGTACAAAAAGGGTAAGGTCCTCCAAAACAGGCCAGGCGCAGTCATCACCGGGTAATTTTTCATTGCCTGATGGCGCTGCGCTTATCAGGCCTGTCTATTTTCATTTAGCGAATGTATATTTTGTCATTAATCAATATTTGTTAATTGATGCCGTTTTATTGTTAATGCTCTCTTGTCTACAGAGCAACCTCTATGTTTAAAACTCGATGCTTAGTCAGCCTGCTGGCTGGCATAGCCTTTGTTGCAGGCAGCACGGCGCTCGCCAAAGGTCCCGCTATTTCCGATGCCCAAATAAAAGAAAATATTATCAAAGAGTCTATTGCCGAGTATCCCGGTACCTGCGCTTGCCCATTTAACCGAGCGCGCAACGGCAGTTCATGCGGCAAGCGGAGCGCCTGGAGCAAGGCCGGTGGCTATTCACCTATTTGTTATAAAGATGAAGTCACCAAAGAGATGATTAAAGCCTGGCGGGAAAGCCGGTAGGCCCGGTGGCGCTACGCTTACCGAGCCTACATGTCGTGCTGTTTAACCTTTGTTAAGAAATGCTGTGCGATGATAACGCCGATCCGCTATTCCGAATAATGAACCCCGGAATAACGTACAGAATAAAATAGATCTATCCATGCAAGCATTTACCGCCAGTATCACTGGCGGTTTTTTTATGCCTGATTTTTACGGTAGTCCCGTGGGGAGAGGGCGAAACGCTGGCGAAAATGATGGCGCAACGAGGCGGCGGTAGCAAATCCTGCCTGGGCTGCCACCTCCTCCATTGTGAGCTCGGCGTTAGCCAGCAGCGTCCGGGCGCGCGCCAGACGCTCCTGTAGGATCCAGCGTGCCGGCGTGGTTCCGGTTGCCTCATCAAAACGACGCAAAAAGGTTCGGGGACTCATGCCAGCGAGCTTCGCGAGGGAGGCCACCGAGTGCGTGGCGGCAAGCTGACGGTGAAGATAATCGAAAACCTGTCCAAGCCGCTGGCTCTCTCGCGATCTGGCGACCGGCCGTGCGATCTGCTGACTTTGCGAGCCGTCGCGATGGGGCTGAACAACCAGCCGACGGGCGACGTTATTAGCGACGTCGGTGCCGTAGTCGAGGCGCACCAGATGCAAACAGAGATCGATCCCCGCCGCGCTGCCTGCCGACGTCAGCACGCGCCCCTCATGATAGTAGAGCGCGTCATCAAGCACCTCGATGGCGGGATAGCGCTCCCGCAGCAGCGGCGTATAGCGCCAGTGGGTCGTGGCACGCTTGCCGTTAAGCAGTCCGGCGGCCGCCAGCACAAAGACCCCGGAACAGATGGACATCATTCGACAGCCGCGCGCGTTGGCCTCGCGCAGCGCCTGACATAATGCCTCCGGGACCGGGCTATCCGCGCCGCGCCAGCCAGGGATAACGATGGTATCGGCCTGTGCCAGCAGTCCCAGGCCACCGTCGGCTACCAGCCGGACACCCCCGGTAGCACGCAGCTCGCCTTCCTCTACCGACGCCACGGCAAAACGGTACCAGTTCTCCCCCAGTTCAGGGCGCGGCAGGCCAAATATCTCCACGGCGATGCCGAATTCAAACGTGCAGAGGCCATCGTAGGCAACCACCACGACCAGCGGTCTGGTGGAAGGTAAGGTTGTCATTATCCTGGCGTTTTCTGGCATAGCGGTAGGCGGTGGGTCGATGAAGTTTAGGTTAGCTTAGTGTTAACACAACCAAGGAGAAACTACCATGAGCTACGTAAGCGAATTTCCCGCTGCCTCCCCAGCACAGGCCGTTGCGCATTTTCTACAGCGCCTGAGCGTTGAAACTGACTGCGCTGATGTCCACCATGCGTTAACCCACCAGCAGCAGGATTTCGCCCTGCTGCACGTAGTTGGCAGCGCTGAGGCCTTTGCTAAACGCCATCTGCCCGGCGCGGTGCACCTTCCGCATAGTCAGATGACCGAAGAGAAGATGCGTGAGTGGCCCTCCGGGACGCTGTTCGTTGTCTACTGCGCTGGGCCGCACTGCAACGGTGCCGATCGCGCCGCGCTGAAACTGGCGAAGCTGGGCCTGCCAGTCAAGATCATGATTGGCGGTATCACCGGCTGGGAAGATGAGGGCTACTCTTTCGCCAGCGGTGATTAGCGTTAGCAACATGAGCATTTTTCACTTTACGTGAATTATTCTCGGTTGCATCGCGGCGAGGAGTGTGACATATTTTTAGACATATAGCCGTCCAGAAGGCTAAATCGTTTAAATCATGAACTATCACGTCGGGTTATCATTGCCCGACGACAAGGAGATCACCATGCAGCGTCACCACTCCCCGTTTCGCGCCGATGTTGTCGGCAGTTTTCTGCGTCCCGACGCAATTAAGCAGGCACGTATTCAGTTTGCCGCGGGTGAAATCGATGCTGGCCAGCTGAGGGCAGTTGAAGACAGCGCGATCCGTGAGGTAGTTGAGCAGCAGTGCGCCTGCGGTCTGCACGTGGTCACCGACGGCGAATTCCGTCGCGCCTGGTGGCACTTTGACTTCTTTGATGGCCTGCAGGGCGTAGAGCGTTACGATTCCGAGGCGGGTATTCAGTTCAACGGTGTCCAGACCAAAGCCCACGGCGTGCGCGTGACTGGCAAGCTGGGCTTCGGCGATCATCCGATGCTGGAAGACTTCCGCTTCCTGCAGAGCATTAGCGGCAGCGCCCAGCCGAAAATGACGATCCCCAGCCCGAGCGTGCTGCACTTCCGCGGTGGCCGGAAAGATATCGACAGCACCGTCTACCCGGAGCTGGACGCCTACTTTGACGATCTGGCGACCACATGGCGCGACGCAATTCACGCATTCTATGAAGCAGGCTGCCGTTACCTGCAGCTTGACGACACGGTCTGGGCTTACCTCTGCTCAGACGATCAGCGCCGTCAGGTCCGCGAGCGCGGTGAAGATCCTGATGAACTGGCACGCATCTACGCCCGGGTACTGAACAAGGCGCTGGAGGGCAAGCCGGAGGATTTAACTATCGGTCTGCACGTATGCCGCGGTAACTTCCGCTCAACCTGGATCTCCGAAGGCGGCTACGAGCCGGTGGCTGAGGTGCTCTTCGGCCAGGTCAATGTCGACGCCTTCTTCCTGGAGTATGACAACGATCGCTCCGGCGACTTCGCTCCGCTGCGCTTTATCCGTCCGGGTAAGCAGCAGGTGGTATTGGGGCTGATTACCACGAAAAACGGCGAACTGGAAAACCCGGAAGGAATTGAGGCGCGCATCAAGGAAGCGGCGCAGTATGTGGATATCAATCAGATCTGCCTCAGCCCACAGTGCGGCTTCGCCTCTACGGAAGAGGGCAACAGCCTGACCGAAGCCCAGCAGTGGGACAAGGTCCGCCTGGTGACGCGCATTGCCGAACAGGTCTGGTAATTGTTAAAAGGGGCAGATTTCCTGCCCCTTTTTTTATGCTTTTGCCGCACTGAGTCCGCTGTCCCATGGCCGAATCTGCATTCCGCGCAGCATCATCAGCCAGGCGAAAACAATCGTCGCCGCCAGAATGGCAAATAGCGTCCAGCCCGGCAGAGTGGTCAGAATAATGCCGGTGGCCAGCGGGTTCATTGCTGCGCCAAGCCAGCCGAGGGCCTGAGCTGAGAAATAGCTCGCCTTCATACCCGGTGGGGCGATATGGTCGATCAGCATGTATTCGCCCGGAGCATAAATGATCTCCCCAATAGTAAACACGGCGGCTGACAGCCCCCACAGCCAGAGCTGGCTACCAGAGATCATAAAGCCCAGCAGGCCAAGGACAAAGCAGAGCGTGCCGACGGCCATCATCGGACGGATATTGTTGGCCCGCAGCGTGCGACCAATTACGTACTGAAACATGACCACAATAACCGCATTCACCGGCAGCACCAGCGCTACCACCTTCTGCGCAAAGGCGTTATCGGCTACCGCCATGACGTACTGCGAAATACAGGAGGCAAAGGAGCCGCTGACGAACGAGGCCAGCACGCCGGAGAGGGTAAACCACAGCAGGGCTTTGTCATGAAGCAAAAGCGACGGTGACCAGGGCTGAAGGGTTTCCTCTTCGCGTTTCACCACGACGCGCTGAACCCAGAGCTGAATAAACACCAGCGGGAAGGCAGCGCACGCCGCAGCCAGCCAGAAAGGCAGCTGGCTGCTCTGCATCACCAGCAGGGTGCCCAGCGGCGGGCCAATCGTCCAGCCGATATTAAGAAACGAGTAGTTTAGCGAGAACACTTTTGACTTCGCCGTCGGCGCCAGCGTATCGGAGAAGTAGGCTTTGACAACGGTGGCGAAGACCGAGTAGGCGCAGTTGATAATGGAGAAGAAGATCACCACCAGCACCGCATTATGACTCAGGGGAATGCCGATAAAACTGAGTACGAAGGTGGTGATGGCAATGAGCATGTAGCGCTTCTTATCAAACTTATCGGCAAGAATGCCGAAGCCGAGGCTAAAGAAGACGCCGACGGTCATGGCCACGGTCATGGCAAACCCGACCCGATCAACCGACATACCGTATTGGCTGTTGAGGTAGATGGTCATAAACGGCAGCGTAGCGCCGCGACCGATGGTTAACAGCAGTGATGAGGCGAGCAGTGCGACGATGGAGCGTTGCTGAGATGTGATCATGTTGTATCCGACAGTGCAATGTTTTCTATTTTTGCGTTCACTATCAGCAATACCACGCTAAACGCGCACTGTATAGCGACCACATTTCTCGCATCGCACACGCTGACCTACCGAATATTGTGATCTGTCTCTAGACATATTTTTACGATAACGTAACATTTTTACAAAAGCTTAAACTTCAGGGGCAGGTATGACGCGGAAAGACGGACTGCTGGCATTGCTGGTAGTAGTAGTGTGGGGACTTAATTTTGTCGTGATTAAGGTCGGGTTGCACAATATGCCCCCCCTAATGTTGGCAGGTCTGCGTTTTGTGCTGGTGGCCTTTCCGGCGCTGCTGTTTGTCGCCCGGCCAAAGGTGCCGCTGCGTCTGCTGCTGGGCTACGGCCTGACCATCAGCTTTGGCCAGTTTGCCTTTCTGTTTAGCGCGATTAAGTTTGGCATGCCCACCGGACTGGCCTCGCTGGTCTTGCAGGCGCAGGCATTCTTTACCATCATCCTCGGAGCGGTCACCTTCGGCGAGCGGCTTCAGCTGAAGCAGGTGCTGGGAATTACCCTGGCGGTGTTTGGCGTGCTGGTGCTGGCGGAATCCAGCCTCAACGGTCAGGACGTGACCATGCTGGGCTTTATGCTCACTCTGGCGGCCGCCTTCAGCTGGGCCTGCGGGAATATCTTCAACAAAAAGATCATGCAGCATTCGTCACGCCCGGCGGTGATGTCGCTGGTGGTCTGGAGCGCGCTGATCCCGGTGGTGCCCTTTATGGTCGCCTCGCTGATCTTCGATGGCCCGGCGCTGATGGTGCAAAGTCTGGTGCAGATTGATATCACCACCGTGCTTTCGCTGATCTACCTGGCGTTTGTCGCCACCATCATTGGCTACGGGATCTGGGGAACGCTGCTCGGGCGTTACGAAACCTGGCGCGTGGCCCCGCTCTCGCTGCTGGTGCCGGTGGTAGGCATGGCCAGCGCCGCGCTGTTATTGGATGAGACGCTGAATGGTCTGCAGCTACTCGGCGCTGCGCTGATCATGGCTGGATTGTATATCAATATCTTTGGCTTTCGTCTGCGGCCATCGGTCGCCGCACGATAAAAAAGCCCCGCACAGGGCGGGGCAAAAACGTATTAGCCGTGCTTAGTTGTAATAGGGCACGCCTAACTCGTCGGATTTATCACTTCCGGAACCCATATGATTTAAGTCAAACGGTGACTGGTCATGGGCGGAAGGCATAATCATCGCGTCGCGCTGGTTTTGTTCACTAGGGCGCGGCTGCTCCGCATTGCTATAGCCAGAAAACAGCGCCAGCAGGGTAAGGGCGGCGGAGACGGTAAACTTCATGATTTCCTCGATACGTCTAAATACAGGCGATTAACAGTTGTAATGGTTTAACGGCAGCAGATAACGGGTCTCGCCGTGCATATTAGTCATGCGATACTTATGCGGCGGCACGTCGAAATAGTTTTTAAAGGTTCGGGTCAACGTCTGCTGTGACTCAAATCCGTAGCGCTCTGCCAGGTAGAGAATCGGCTCGTTGCTCTGCTTAAGCTTCTGTGCGATTTCAGTAAGCTTGCGGCTGCGGATATAGTGACCTAATGAGTGCCCGGTCTCTTTCTTAAACATCCGTTGCAGGTGCCATTTTGAATAACCCGAACGCTCGGAGACTTTCTCCAGCGACAGCGGTGACTCCAGGTTATCCTCGATCCAGTCCAATATGCTATGAATAGTAATGGCGTCATTATTGCGTCTGGACATCATTATACCTCTTCTGTTTACGGCAGTATTTTCTTGAGCAAGTACTCAAGGGTTGCCACTTCATCTGCCGTTAAGTTTTTTGTTAGTTCCTGATGCAGGTCTTGCCCCACTAATTTATGGCCTTGCTCACAAAGCGCTGCGCCGTCAGCGGTAAGCTGGATCAGCACGCCACGCTTGTCATGCGGATTAGGCTGGCGCTCAATCCAGCCTTTGCATACCAGCCGATCCAGCATGCGGGTGAGAGCCCCGAGATCGACAGACAGCACTTTTTTTAGCTCCACCGGCGTGATGCAGGTCGCGCAGCGGATAGAGCAGAGCACCTTAAACTGCGTCGCCGTAATATCCAGCGGCGAAAGGTAATCGTTTAATAAGCGATCTTTTTTCTGGTTGACCATGTGGATCAAGCGGCCCAGTGGGATGATTTCGTTGAACAAGTCACTG
Above is a genomic segment from Enterobacter sp. C2 containing:
- the eamA gene encoding O-acetylserine/cysteine exporter, producing the protein MTRKDGLLALLVVVVWGLNFVVIKVGLHNMPPLMLAGLRFVLVAFPALLFVARPKVPLRLLLGYGLTISFGQFAFLFSAIKFGMPTGLASLVLQAQAFFTIILGAVTFGERLQLKQVLGITLAVFGVLVLAESSLNGQDVTMLGFMLTLAAAFSWACGNIFNKKIMQHSSRPAVMSLVVWSALIPVVPFMVASLIFDGPALMVQSLVQIDITTVLSLIYLAFVATIIGYGIWGTLLGRYETWRVAPLSLLVPVVGMASAALLLDETLNGLQLLGAALIMAGLYINIFGFRLRPSVAAR
- a CDS encoding cobalamin-independent methionine synthase II family protein; its protein translation is MQRHHSPFRADVVGSFLRPDAIKQARIQFAAGEIDAGQLRAVEDSAIREVVEQQCACGLHVVTDGEFRRAWWHFDFFDGLQGVERYDSEAGIQFNGVQTKAHGVRVTGKLGFGDHPMLEDFRFLQSISGSAQPKMTIPSPSVLHFRGGRKDIDSTVYPELDAYFDDLATTWRDAIHAFYEAGCRYLQLDDTVWAYLCSDDQRRQVRERGEDPDELARIYARVLNKALEGKPEDLTIGLHVCRGNFRSTWISEGGYEPVAEVLFGQVNVDAFFLEYDNDRSGDFAPLRFIRPGKQQVVLGLITTKNGELENPEGIEARIKEAAQYVDINQICLSPQCGFASTEEGNSLTEAQQWDKVRLVTRIAEQVW
- a CDS encoding rhodanese-like domain-containing protein encodes the protein MSYVSEFPAASPAQAVAHFLQRLSVETDCADVHHALTHQQQDFALLHVVGSAEAFAKRHLPGAVHLPHSQMTEEKMREWPSGTLFVVYCAGPHCNGADRAALKLAKLGLPVKIMIGGITGWEDEGYSFASGD
- the marR gene encoding multiple antibiotic resistance transcriptional regulator MarR, yielding MKSTSDLFNEIIPLGRLIHMVNQKKDRLLNDYLSPLDITATQFKVLCSIRCATCITPVELKKVLSVDLGALTRMLDRLVCKGWIERQPNPHDKRGVLIQLTADGAALCEQGHKLVGQDLHQELTKNLTADEVATLEYLLKKILP
- the marB gene encoding multiple antibiotic resistance protein MarB, translating into MKFTVSAALTLLALFSGYSNAEQPRPSEQNQRDAMIMPSAHDQSPFDLNHMGSGSDKSDELGVPYYN
- the ydeE gene encoding efflux MFS transporter YdeE, encoding MITSQQRSIVALLASSLLLTIGRGATLPFMTIYLNSQYGMSVDRVGFAMTVAMTVGVFFSLGFGILADKFDKKRYMLIAITTFVLSFIGIPLSHNAVLVVIFFSIINCAYSVFATVVKAYFSDTLAPTAKSKVFSLNYSFLNIGWTIGPPLGTLLVMQSSQLPFWLAAACAAFPLVFIQLWVQRVVVKREEETLQPWSPSLLLHDKALLWFTLSGVLASFVSGSFASCISQYVMAVADNAFAQKVVALVLPVNAVIVVMFQYVIGRTLRANNIRPMMAVGTLCFVLGLLGFMISGSQLWLWGLSAAVFTIGEIIYAPGEYMLIDHIAPPGMKASYFSAQALGWLGAAMNPLATGIILTTLPGWTLFAILAATIVFAWLMMLRGMQIRPWDSGLSAAKA
- the marA gene encoding MDR efflux pump AcrAB transcriptional activator MarA, producing the protein MSRRNNDAITIHSILDWIEDNLESPLSLEKVSERSGYSKWHLQRMFKKETGHSLGHYIRSRKLTEIAQKLKQSNEPILYLAERYGFESQQTLTRTFKNYFDVPPHKYRMTNMHGETRYLLPLNHYNC
- the ftrA gene encoding transcriptional regulator FtrA — encoded protein: MPENARIMTTLPSTRPLVVVVAYDGLCTFEFGIAVEIFGLPRPELGENWYRFAVASVEEGELRATGGVRLVADGGLGLLAQADTIVIPGWRGADSPVPEALCQALREANARGCRMMSICSGVFVLAAAGLLNGKRATTHWRYTPLLRERYPAIEVLDDALYYHEGRVLTSAGSAAGIDLCLHLVRLDYGTDVANNVARRLVVQPHRDGSQSQQIARPVARSRESQRLGQVFDYLHRQLAATHSVASLAKLAGMSPRTFLRRFDEATGTTPARWILQERLARARTLLANAELTMEEVAAQAGFATAASLRHHFRQRFALSPRDYRKNQA